The DNA region TGGCAGAGAGCTCGCTGCGTATATTGCAAACACGCTGGCCACGGGCATTACGGCTGACTGCACGGCCCTGGAAATCGACCCGAAAACCCGCGACTTGTTGCAGATACGCCCAACATTCGGGGGGACCCAACTGGCTACAATAAGAACCCCGCAGAGGCGTCCCCAAATGGCGAGTGTGAGACCAGGCGTCTTCCCCAAGCCGCCAAGAGATCCGAGCAGGACCGGCGAAATCATAGTAGAGAAGGTAGAAGTCGCGAAGAGGAGGACGCGCCTAGTATCTATAGAGAAGCGTCTGGAGAAAGACGTAGCAGATCTGCCACCAGTAGAGTCCTCAGACGTAGTTGTGGCGGGGGGCAGGGGGCTTGGCACCGCTGAGGGGTTTAAGCTACTGATAGAATTAGCTAAGTTGCTAAACGGAACAGTGGGCGCCTCGCTCATGGCAGTACGTGCCGGCTGGGCCCCCCACACGCGGCAAATAGGCCAGACAGGCAAGACAATTAGGCCTAAGCTTTACATCGCAGTGGGGATAAGCGGCGCCATACAACACCTGATGGGGATAACAGAGGCGAAGATGATAATTGCCATAAACCCTGATC from Pyrobaculum arsenaticum DSM 13514 includes:
- a CDS encoding electron transfer flavoprotein subunit alpha/FixB family protein — encoded protein: MPCRLWPPINKEDYRGVWVYLEREGERLKDVGLELLGKARDLAQKLGGVEVAGVLVAGGEELAREAIYHGADKVVIIDNPDLKIYTPAEYAEAIARVVQKYRPEIFLIGATKRGRELAAYIANTLATGITADCTALEIDPKTRDLLQIRPTFGGTQLATIRTPQRRPQMASVRPGVFPKPPRDPSRTGEIIVEKVEVAKRRTRLVSIEKRLEKDVADLPPVESSDVVVAGGRGLGTAEGFKLLIELAKLLNGTVGASLMAVRAGWAPHTRQIGQTGKTIRPKLYIAVGISGAIQHLMGITEAKMIIAINPDPHAPIMENADYAVVGDYKQIIPLLIEELKRLKNQS